In one window of Paracoccus saliphilus DNA:
- a CDS encoding efflux RND transporter permease subunit: MARFFIHRPVFAWVIAFVTMLVGSLGLSTLPIEQYPQIAPTTVRVSAGYNGASAEIVESSVTTVIEDAMTGIDGLIYMTSNSTPGSASISLTFDDTVDADIAQVQVQNKLQLVTSQLPDIVQQAGVSVSRSTSSILLVGALTSSDGHYSTVELGDLTSQMIEDPVKRTPGVGSISTFGSGYAMRIWLDPMKMAQYQVTPADVTSAVSEQNSNVTVGSLGAQPASEGQRLTLSLSAQSQFSSVEEFERILLRVDPDGSTVFLGDVARIEIGQESYGGASRYNGNPAAGFAVNLATGANAVETAQSVREVLAGIAPSLPDGVDIVYPYDTSPFVEESISQVYHTLAEAVVLVFLVILCFLQSWRATIIPVIAIPVVLLGTFAVLAFAGFSINTLTMFAMVLAIGLLVDDAIVVVENVERVMEEEGLGPVEATEKSMREITSALVGIVLVLSAVFLPMAFMSGATGVIYRQFSITIITAMVLSLGVAVILTPAMCATLLRPRKHGDGIAPARWFNRNLDRATGGYASVVAGLVKRPFRMLVVLVAIGAGVAMLYQKLPGSFLPEEDQGVMLVMVETPDGSTTAQTRALVEKVEDYLLTEESETVESVFAALGFSFGGSGQNNAMIFAKLHDYEEREGHDVASLVTRANAHFFMTNRSGQVYFLQPPAIQGMGASSGFTTYLVDQAGQGQEALSAAADQLVANAQEDGRVTNLRGNEAPFETSLRLDIDQQKAAAFGLSISEVNAMLSVIFAGRDVNDFALGSELRPVIVQGEAEARSQPEDIETWYARNSQGEMVSFAAFATQAWEQEPQALARYGGTRALELSGAAAQGLSSGAAMEAMEELVADLDGGYGTAWTGLSYQERLSGNQAPMLFALSALVVFLALAALYESWTVPLAVLMTVPIGVLGALAAALIFGQSNDVYFKVGLLTTIGLAARNAILIVEFAQSLVAQGKSLLDAAIEASRMRLRPILMTTFAFMLGVLPLAIASGAGAGAQNSIGIGVLGGMASSAVIGIFLVPVFYVAVLQAVKLFTRKAKG, encoded by the coding sequence ATGGCACGTTTCTTCATTCACCGCCCGGTTTTCGCGTGGGTCATTGCCTTCGTGACCATGCTGGTCGGCTCGCTTGGCCTGTCCACCCTGCCGATCGAGCAATATCCCCAGATCGCCCCGACCACGGTGCGGGTCAGCGCGGGCTATAACGGCGCCTCGGCGGAGATCGTCGAAAGCTCGGTCACCACTGTCATCGAGGACGCGATGACCGGGATCGACGGGCTGATCTACATGACGTCGAATTCGACGCCGGGTTCGGCCTCGATCTCGCTGACTTTTGACGACACGGTAGATGCCGATATCGCGCAGGTGCAGGTGCAGAACAAGCTGCAGCTCGTCACGTCGCAACTGCCTGACATAGTGCAGCAAGCTGGTGTGTCGGTGTCGCGCTCCACCTCGTCCATCCTGCTGGTCGGCGCATTGACCAGCAGCGATGGGCATTATTCGACGGTAGAGTTGGGCGATCTGACGTCGCAAATGATCGAGGACCCGGTCAAGCGCACGCCCGGTGTCGGCTCTATCAGCACTTTCGGGTCGGGTTATGCCATGCGGATCTGGCTCGATCCGATGAAGATGGCGCAATACCAGGTCACGCCCGCCGACGTGACTTCGGCAGTATCCGAGCAGAACAGCAATGTCACCGTGGGCAGCCTCGGCGCACAGCCCGCCTCGGAAGGTCAGCGTCTGACCTTGTCGCTTTCGGCGCAATCGCAGTTCTCGAGCGTCGAGGAGTTCGAGCGTATCCTGCTGCGCGTCGATCCGGACGGCTCGACGGTTTTCCTGGGCGATGTCGCGCGGATCGAAATCGGGCAGGAAAGCTATGGCGGCGCGTCGCGCTATAACGGCAATCCGGCGGCGGGGTTCGCGGTCAACCTGGCGACCGGCGCGAATGCGGTCGAAACCGCTCAGTCCGTGCGCGAGGTGCTGGCCGGAATCGCGCCATCGCTGCCCGATGGTGTCGATATCGTCTACCCCTATGACACATCGCCCTTTGTCGAGGAATCGATCAGCCAAGTCTACCACACGCTTGCCGAGGCAGTGGTGCTGGTTTTCCTGGTTATCCTGTGCTTCCTGCAAAGCTGGCGCGCGACGATCATCCCGGTCATCGCGATCCCGGTCGTGCTGCTTGGCACATTCGCGGTGCTGGCCTTCGCGGGGTTCTCGATCAACACGCTGACCATGTTCGCGATGGTGCTGGCCATCGGGTTGCTGGTCGATGACGCCATCGTGGTGGTCGAGAATGTCGAGCGGGTGATGGAGGAAGAGGGGCTCGGCCCCGTCGAGGCGACCGAGAAGAGCATGCGCGAGATCACCTCGGCACTGGTCGGCATCGTGCTGGTCCTGTCGGCAGTGTTCCTGCCGATGGCCTTCATGAGTGGCGCGACCGGAGTGATCTATCGGCAATTCTCGATCACCATCATCACGGCCATGGTCCTGTCGCTTGGTGTCGCGGTGATCCTGACACCCGCCATGTGCGCCACCCTGCTGAGGCCGCGCAAGCATGGCGACGGGATTGCACCTGCGCGCTGGTTCAACCGCAACCTCGACCGCGCGACGGGCGGCTATGCCAGCGTGGTCGCGGGGCTGGTCAAACGGCCTTTCCGCATGCTGGTGGTGCTGGTCGCGATCGGCGCAGGGGTGGCGATGCTGTATCAGAAACTGCCGGGCTCCTTCCTGCCCGAAGAGGATCAGGGCGTGATGCTGGTCATGGTCGAGACACCGGACGGGTCCACCACGGCACAGACACGGGCGCTGGTCGAAAAGGTCGAGGACTACCTGCTGACCGAGGAATCCGAGACGGTTGAATCCGTCTTTGCCGCGCTTGGCTTCAGCTTTGGCGGATCGGGGCAAAACAACGCGATGATCTTTGCCAAGCTGCATGATTACGAGGAGCGCGAGGGCCATGACGTCGCGTCGCTGGTCACGCGCGCCAATGCGCATTTCTTCATGACCAACCGGTCGGGGCAGGTCTATTTCCTACAGCCTCCAGCCATCCAGGGTATGGGCGCGTCCTCGGGCTTTACGACATATCTTGTTGATCAGGCCGGACAGGGGCAAGAGGCGCTTTCGGCGGCCGCCGACCAGCTTGTGGCAAATGCACAGGAAGATGGCCGCGTTACCAATCTGCGCGGCAACGAGGCCCCGTTCGAGACCTCGTTGCGGCTGGATATCGACCAGCAGAAAGCGGCGGCCTTCGGCCTCTCGATTTCCGAGGTCAACGCGATGCTGTCGGTGATCTTTGCCGGGCGGGACGTGAATGATTTCGCCCTTGGCTCGGAGCTGCGCCCGGTGATCGTGCAGGGAGAGGCAGAGGCCCGGTCCCAACCCGAGGATATCGAAACCTGGTATGCGCGAAACTCACAAGGCGAGATGGTGTCCTTCGCAGCCTTCGCGACCCAGGCATGGGAGCAGGAGCCGCAGGCGCTTGCCCGCTATGGCGGCACACGCGCGCTGGAACTGAGCGGTGCGGCGGCGCAAGGCTTGTCCTCGGGCGCGGCGATGGAAGCGATGGAGGAACTGGTCGCCGATCTGGATGGCGGCTATGGCACGGCCTGGACCGGTCTTTCCTATCAGGAACGCTTGTCGGGAAATCAGGCACCGATGCTGTTCGCACTTTCGGCGCTGGTGGTGTTCCTTGCGCTGGCGGCCCTGTATGAAAGTTGGACCGTGCCGCTGGCAGTTTTGATGACCGTGCCGATTGGCGTGTTGGGCGCATTGGCGGCGGCGCTGATCTTCGGGCAGTCGAATGATGTCTATTTCAAGGTCGGCCTGCTGACCACCATCGGGCTTGCCGCGCGAAATGCCATCCTGATCGTGGAATTCGCTCAATCCTTGGTAGCGCAGGGCAAATCGCTGCTGGATGCTGCCATCGAGGCGTCGAGGATGCGGCTTCGCCCGATCCTGATGACGACCTTTGCCTTCATGCTGGGCGTGTTGCCGCTGGCCATCGCCTCGGGTGCCGGGGCAGGGGCGCAGAACTCCATCGGGATCGGGGTGCTGGGCGGCATGGCGTCGTCGGCGGTGATCGGGATCTTCCTGGTGCCGGTCTTCTATGTCGCCGTGTTGCAGGCGGTGAAGCTGTTCACGAGAAAGGCAAAGGGCTGA
- the guaA gene encoding glutamine-hydrolyzing GMP synthase: MTQHQRLLIIDFGSQVTQLIARRLRELNIYSEIRPFNTVTADTLREMAPQAVILSGSPASVTETDSPRVPQELFEMGVPVFGICYGQQVMMAQLGGRVEAGHHAEYGRAFISPAAGHKGDSIFAGLFETEREQVWMSHGDRVTELAPGFEIIGTSPNAPMAMIADEARHFYAVQFHPEVHHTPHGRKIFENFVKLAGFTGDWTMASYRDEAIATIRAQVGDRKVICGLSGGVDSSVAAVLIHEAIGDQLTCVFVDHGLLRLNEAEEVVSMFRDNYNIPLIHADESDLFLGALEGVSDPETKRKTIGKLFIDVFQKYANDIEGAEFLAQGTLYPDVIESVSFSGGPSVTIKSHHNVGGLPEKMGLKLVEPLRELFKDEVRALGRELGLPDSFIGRHPFPGPGLAIRCPGEITRDKLEILRKADAVFIDQIRKHGLYDEIWQAFVAILPVRTVGVMGDGRTYDYACALRAVTSVDGMTADYYPFSHEFLGETATRIINEVKGINRCTYDITSKPPGTIEWE, from the coding sequence ATGACCCAGCATCAGCGCCTCCTCATCATCGATTTCGGCTCTCAGGTGACACAGCTGATCGCGCGCCGCCTGCGTGAGCTGAACATCTATTCCGAAATCCGCCCCTTCAACACTGTCACCGCCGATACGCTGCGAGAGATGGCTCCGCAAGCCGTCATCCTGTCGGGCAGCCCGGCCAGTGTGACCGAAACCGACAGCCCGCGCGTTCCTCAGGAACTGTTCGAGATGGGCGTGCCAGTCTTCGGCATCTGTTATGGGCAGCAGGTGATGATGGCGCAACTCGGGGGCCGGGTCGAAGCGGGGCATCACGCCGAATATGGCCGCGCCTTCATCTCCCCTGCCGCCGGGCACAAGGGCGACAGCATTTTCGCGGGCCTGTTCGAGACCGAGCGCGAGCAGGTCTGGATGAGCCATGGCGACCGGGTGACGGAACTGGCTCCGGGATTCGAGATCATCGGCACCTCGCCCAATGCGCCGATGGCGATGATCGCGGACGAGGCACGGCATTTCTATGCGGTGCAGTTCCATCCCGAGGTGCATCACACGCCACACGGGCGCAAGATATTCGAGAATTTCGTGAAGCTGGCGGGCTTTACCGGTGACTGGACCATGGCCAGCTATCGCGACGAGGCGATTGCCACGATCCGCGCGCAGGTCGGCGACCGCAAGGTGATCTGCGGCCTGTCCGGCGGTGTCGATTCTTCTGTCGCGGCGGTGTTGATCCACGAGGCGATCGGGGATCAGCTGACCTGCGTCTTCGTCGATCACGGGCTGCTGCGGTTGAACGAGGCCGAGGAAGTCGTCTCGATGTTTCGCGACAATTACAACATCCCCCTGATCCACGCCGATGAGAGCGATCTGTTCCTCGGCGCGCTGGAGGGCGTTTCCGACCCCGAAACCAAGCGCAAGACCATCGGCAAGCTGTTCATCGACGTGTTCCAGAAATACGCGAATGACATCGAGGGGGCAGAATTTCTCGCCCAGGGGACGCTCTATCCTGACGTGATCGAAAGCGTATCCTTCAGCGGCGGTCCGTCGGTAACGATCAAGTCGCATCACAATGTCGGTGGGCTGCCCGAGAAGATGGGCCTGAAGCTGGTCGAGCCATTGCGCGAATTGTTCAAGGACGAGGTCCGCGCTCTTGGCCGCGAGTTGGGCTTGCCCGACAGTTTCATCGGGCGCCACCCCTTCCCCGGCCCCGGTCTCGCCATCCGCTGCCCCGGAGAGATCACCCGAGACAAGCTGGAGATCCTGCGCAAGGCCGATGCGGTCTTCATCGACCAGATCCGCAAGCATGGCCTTTACGACGAGATCTGGCAGGCATTCGTCGCGATTTTGCCGGTGCGCACGGTGGGCGTGATGGGCGACGGGCGGACCTATGATTACGCCTGCGCATTACGCGCCGTCACATCGGTCGACGGGATGACCGCGGATTACTATCCGTTCAGCCATGAATTTCTGGGCGAGACCGCGACGCGGATCATCAACGAGGTCAAGGGCATCAACCGCTGCACCTATGACATCACCTCGAAACCTCCCGGCACGATCGAGTGGGAGTGA